The Janthinobacterium lividum genome has a window encoding:
- a CDS encoding LysE family transporter, producing the protein MTLSATTSHAFSVYLQGMTLGLGLIVAIGSQNAFVLRQGLRREHVGAIVLFCALADAALIAAGVLGMAHALGQRPLNPHVYLDTVLLVGSIGAQQPGALRGWFIAGASAASLLWFAALGFGACWLAPWFARPRAWQVLDGLIGVTMFVLSALLLRHALDGW; encoded by the coding sequence ATGACACTCTCCGCCACCACATCACACGCCTTTTCCGTCTATCTCCAGGGCATGACCCTGGGCCTGGGACTCATCGTTGCCATCGGCTCGCAAAATGCCTTTGTCTTGCGGCAAGGTCTGCGCCGCGAACACGTGGGCGCCATCGTGCTGTTTTGCGCGCTGGCCGATGCGGCGCTGATTGCCGCCGGCGTCCTGGGCATGGCCCATGCGCTGGGGCAGCGTCCGCTCAACCCGCATGTGTATCTGGATACGGTATTGCTGGTGGGCAGTATTGGCGCTCAGCAGCCCGGCGCGCTGCGCGGCTGGTTTATCGCCGGCGCCAGCGCGGCCAGCCTGCTGTGGTTTGCTGCCCTGGGATTTGGCGCGTGCTGGCTGGCGCCGTGGTTTGCGCGGCCCCGGGCCTGGCAAGTGCTCGATGGCTTGATCGGCGTGACCATGTTCGTGCTGTCCGCGCTGTTGCTGCGCCACGCGCTCGATGGCTGGTGA